The sequence gaggatgatgaagaggaagagcagagcCCAGcagtgaagaggaggagagaggaaacctccatccctccctctgctctccctccctccgctctccctccctccatccctccctctgtctcctctccctccatccctccctctgtctcctccatccctccctctgtctcctctccctccatccctccctctgctctccctccctccatccctccctctgtctcctccatccctccctctgtctcctccatcctccctctgtctcctccatccttccctctgtctcctccatccctccctctgtctcctctccctccatccctccttctgtctcctctccctccatccctccttctgctctccctccctccatccctccctctgctctccctccctccatccctccttctgtctcctccatccctccctctgtctcctccatccctccttctgtctcctctccctccatctctccctctgctctccctccctccatctctccctctgtctcctctccctccatccctccttctgtctcctctccctccatccctccctctgtctcctctccctccatccatccctctgtctcctccatccctccctctgtctcctctccctccatccctccctctgtctcctccatccctccctctgtctcctccatccctctctctgtctcctctccctccatccatccctctgtctcctccatccctccgtctgtctcctccatcccttcctctgtctcctctccctccatccctccctctgtctcctctccttccatccctccctctgtctcctctccctccatccctccctctgtctcctctccttccacccctccctctgtctcctctccttccatccctccctctgtctcctctccctccatccctccctctgtctcctccatccctccctctgtctcctctccctccatccctccctctgtctcctccatccctccctctgtctcctccatccctctctctgtctcctctccctccatccctccctctgtctcctctccctccatccctccctctgtctcctctccttccatccctccctctgtctcctctccctccatccctccctctgtctcctctccctccatccctccctctgtctcctctccctccatccctccctctgtctcctctccttccatccctccctctgtctcctctccctccatccctccctttgtctcctctccctccatccctccctttgtctcctctccctccatcccaccctctgtctcctcctcctctcctcccccagATCTCCCCGTCTGTGCTAAGAACATTTCTCTGACAGCGAGTGGAGAGAAAGTAATCCTCTGGACCAGGtaacccccctcctcctcttcctcctctctttacTCCTCTAAAGTTACATCTCCATGgaaacatcatttattcagcaGGTATCTTAGTTACACCATGAAGTTAGCAGAGCTCTCGTTACGTATGGTCCTGTGCTTGTGTTTCAGAGAAGCAGATCGAGTGATTCTGACGAGGTGTCAGCAGGAGGGAGCCAATCAGAGCACGTTCCAGGCCGTCTCTACTCTGCTCGGCAACAAGACTCCCAGCGAGGTGATTGGTTGTTACATTTCCTTTACAAAGGTCTTAAATGTTTTCGTGCCCTTTCGTAGGATTGAGTAAAACATGTACTTTTACAAACATGAACCACAAAATGTTGTATTAATCTCAGGTATTTGAATAGATTGATAGATATTTCAGAATCTTTCACTCAAACGTACAAAAACAATGTTCTGCGAGAACAGAAGACGCTgaggggaacacacacacacacacacacacacacacacagacacagacacacacacacacacacacacacacgcagagacacacacacacagagacacacacacacacacacacacacacacacacacagacacagagacacacacacgcagagagacacacacacacacacacacacacacacagagacacacacacacaaacagagacacacacacacacacagagagacacacacagacagacacacacagacagacacacacacagacagacacacacacacagacacacacagagagacacacacacacagacacacacacacacacacacagagacacacacagacacagagacacacacacacagacacagagacacacacacacacacagagacagacacacacagagagacacacacacacacacacacacacagagacacagacacagagacacacacacacacagagacacacacacagagacacagacacagagacacacacacacagacacacacacacacacacacagagacacacagacacacacacagagacacagacacacacacagagacacacacacagagacacagacacacacacagagacacacagagacacacacacagagacacagacacacagagagacagagacacacagagacacacacacagagacacagacacacagagagacagagacacacagagacacacacacagagacacagacacacacacaggaaacatctctgccacaagaacgttttaaaacaccaaacagaaGATCTGAACTGTTTCCTCAGTCcctccgtccgtctgtctgtctgtctgtctctctgcctgcttgcctgtctgtctttctgcctgtctctctgtctccctgtctgtctttctgtctgtctgcctatgtctctgtgtctctctgcctgtctgtctgcctgcctatctctctgcctgccggtctgtctctctgcctttctgcctgcctgtctctctgtcttcctgcctgtctctctgtctgtctatatctctctgtctgcctgcctgtctgtctgcctgtctgtctctctgcctgccagtctgtctgtctgtgtctctctgtctgcctgtctgtctttctccctgcctgtctgtctgtctctctgcctgtctgtctatgtctccctgcctgcctgtctctctgtctgtgtctgcgtgtctgtctgtctgtctgcctctctgcctgcctgcctgtctttctGATCGCAGCCCAACTCTTGTACCtgtctgtcttgtctgtctgtctgcctttctgtctgATCGCAGCCCAACTCTTGTACCtgtctgtcttgtctgtctgtctgtctgtctgcctgtctgtctgatcaCAGCCTGTCTCTTGTTCCTGTCTGCAGGTTTCTCGCCGTTTTCGGGATTTGATGCGTTTGTTCCGGACGGCGGCTCGTCAGACGGGCTCCGAGGACGAGGCCCCGCCCCCTGAGCCGGCAGCAGCCAATGAGGAAGAAGACTGACATTACCCAATCAGAAGACCAGCAGCAGATTAAATGTTTctgggacttttattgtgaaaggatTCCCAGACGTGTTTAATGAACTAAAGcaaactgtaaatatgaaaatatcagattatttaatgttgtttttctcttttacaataaaacttttttcaacaaaaataGTAATTGtctgttgtcatggaaacaacTTTAACtattaacacaaaatacatgaaatataaaacaaagaacTTAAAACCTTCAAACATCAAAACTATGTCAACAACTGATCTGACTCGGGATATGAAGCGTTTTTACGGAGCTGCAGGTTTCCTGTTATTAAAGCAGAAGTTTGATGATCCTGGCCGGCCAATCACAGACGTTTCCCTAAAGGCGCCGTCACACCATCCCGATAGTCGGCCGTctgaccgtctggcgaggtcgtgactcgagtctggtcggggTGTTCGCGCCGTCGTCCGtcagaggagccgtcggccttcattttggccgacctgacttgctgggtcggagggcgggcagtcggactcaatgaccaatctgattggtggagagttAACCAGGAAATAACGAGCAGGATGAGCGAgactagagcctctcaaaatctgatgaagaTCTCTTAAACTAGGTTTAGTTGGTCTCGATACTGGTCTAGGTTTAGTTGGTCTAGATACTGGTCTAGGTTTATTTGGTCTCGATACCCTCTGGTCTAGGTTTAGTTGGTCTAGATACTGGTCTAGGTTTAGTTGGTCTAGATACCCTCTGGTCTAGGTTTAGTTGGTCTAGATACTGGTTTAGTTGGTCTAGATACTGGTCTAGGTTTAGTTGGTCTAGATACTGGTTTAGTTGGTCTAGATACTGGTCTAAATTTAGTTGGTCTAGATACTGGTCTAGGTTTATTTGGTCTCGATACCCTCTGGTCTAGGTTTAGTTGGTCTAGATACTGGTCTAGGTTTATTTGGTCTCGATACCCTCTGGTCTAGGTTTAGTTGGTCTAGATACTGGTTTAGTTGGTCTAGATACTGGTCTAGGTTTAGTTGGTCTAGATACTGGTCTAAATTTAGTTGGTCTAGATACTGGTCTAGGTTTATTTGGTCTCGATACCCTCTGGTCTAGGTTTAGTTGGTCTAGATACTGGTCtgagctgattggacgaacgtgtcacgtgggtctggctgctccccgaccatcatggcgtctcgttcagaatacgatctcatattgtcctaaaatagttcaccgtaacgtgtttctggaaacatgtgaagagagaaacaggccgtgcagctgctgaatctgtcttcatttcagatcaacaaaggtcagtttaacagatgttcatcagatgttgagagactctagtcacgctcatcctgctccccgtttcctggttagctctccaccaatcagatggctcattgagtctgactgctggcagtgcccgccccccaattatacatgtcaaatcagcccaaatgaaggccgacggcccctcggacggacgacggcacgaacacaccgaccagactggagtcaccgacctcccagactgtcagacggctgatTATCAGCTCACTGTGTCGGGGCCCCTGAGCGGTGGAGTGGAAGTACGGCGTCCCAGAGACAGCGCCCGTGTTTTCTACAGTCTGTCTTTATActgtctctgattggtcggCTCATCCCTGCGCTTTCTCTCCAGTTTCAGGATCAACATCATCGTCCAGATCTGAagcaggaagaagaaaaataatgtttcaaCACGCCAAAATACTCTTCTTCTGCATTTATTCTCTAACAGTCTTCAGGAAGGAAACTACGGCAACAGATTGGTTGAAGACGCCAGTTTCCTCAGACCTCAGAGTCCTGAACCCGGACCAGTGGTCTAAAAACACATGAAGACAGAATCTCCGTTCTGGCCCTGGATGTACGTGTCTCACCCCGTTGACTGTAGGGTGGATGTTGTACGTGTCTCACCCCGTTGACTGTAGGGTGGATGTTGTACGTGTCTCACCCTGTTGACTGTAGGGTGGATGTTGTGCGTGTCTCACCCTGTTGACTGTAGGGTGGATGATGTACGTGTCTCACCCTGTTGACTGTAGGGTGGATGTTGTGCGTGTCTCACCCTGTTGACTGTAGGGTGGATGATGTACGTGTCTCACCCTGTTGACTGTAGGGTGGATGATGTACGTGTCTCACCCTGTTGACTGTAGGGTGGATGTTGTACGTGTCTCACCCTGTTGACTGTAGGGTGGATGTTAGTACGTGTCTCACCCTGTTGACTGTAGGGTGGATGTTGTACGTGTCTCACCCTGTTGACTGTAGGGTGGATGTTGTACGTGTCTCACCCTGTTGACTGTAGGGTGGATGTTGTGCGTGTCTCACCCTGTTGAGGGTGGATGCTGTGCGTGTGGGTGGATGTTGTGCGTGTCTCACCCTGTTGAGGGTGGATGTTGTGCGTGTCTCACCCTGTTGAGGGTGGATGTTGTGCGTGTCTCACCCTGTTGACTGTAGGGTGGATGTTGTGCGTGTCTCACCCTGTTGAGGGTGGATGTTGTACGTGTCTCACCCTGTTGAATGTAGGGTGGATGTTGTGCGTGTCTCACCCTGTTGAGGGTGGATGTTGTACGTGTCTCACCCTGTTGACTGTAGGGTGGATGTTGTGCGTGTCTCACCCTGTTGACTGTAGGGTGGATGTTGTACGTGTCTCACCCTGTTGAGGGTGGATGTTGTGCGTGTCTCACCCTGTTGACTGTAGGGTGGATGTTGTGCGTGTCTCACCCTGTTGACTGTAGGGTGGATGTTGTGCGTGTCTCACCCTGTTGAGGGTGGATGTTGTGCGTGTCTCACCCTGTTGAGGGTGGATGTTGTGCGTGTCTCACCCTGTTGACTGTAAGGTGGATGTTGTACGTGTCTCTCACCCATACAGTCCTCGGGGTTCCCCTGGGTCTGGTTCTGCTGGTTCTGATTCTGGGTCTGGTTCTGCTGGGTCTGCTgggtctggttctggttctgctgGGTCTGGTTGTGCTGGGTCTGGTTGTGCTgggtctggttctggttctgctgGGTctgctggttctggttctgctgGGTCTGGTTGTGCTGGGTCTGGTTGTGCTgggtctggttctggttctgctgGGTCTCCTCCTCCATGGGAACATCTGCAGGTCAGACGGTAAAATCAGCAGAAACATGAACAGCATATTTATTGAGTAAAgggtcgttttttttctttgtctgtctgcctgtctgtctgtctgtgtccgtgtgtgtgtgtgtgtgtgtgtgtgtgtgtgtgtgtgtgtgtgtgtgtgtgtctgcctgtctgtctgtctgactttctgtctgcctgtctgtctgtctgcctgcctgactgagtgtctgtctgtctgcctgcctgcctgcctgtctgtctgtatgcctgcctgcctgtctgtctgtctgcctgcctgcctgaatgtctgtctgtctgtctgtctgtctgcctgtctgtctgtctgtctgtctgcctgcctgcctgcctgactgtctgcctgcctgcctgcctgcctgtctgtctgtctgtctgtctgcctgcctgactGTCTTTCTGTCCTGTTCTGATTATTGTGGCCACTGACCTGCggctgcctctgattggtcggGAGAAGAGACCCTCTGGCAGCAGCAGGGATGGGGGAGGGGCTGTGACCTCTGTGTGATTGGCTGGCTGCCGGTGGGTGGGGCTACGCTGTTCCAGTAGGAGCCAATAGGAGAAGAGTTTGCTGCTGACACATCTGATCAAAcggaaacaggaagtgatgaCAGTCCAGCGGGAGCATTTCATGACCAGGTGTATCCTACACTATCAGCGTGACGGAGAAACATCGGCGCTGCTCGTTAACGGACAAACGCCAACGCTTTAGACggtttttctttcattcttttaCTTAGAAGACGGGAGGAAAGCAGCAGATTACAAAGTGTTTCAGAGTAACTGAGTTCAAGTATAAAGTAATACTCATGtaaagtacttaagtacacatgtACAATATACAGGCATAGAGAACATCTCTCAACACGTAAGGCACGCAGGATAGAAAGGATAACTGgaaatgtacaaaaataaattaaaaatatgtgACAaatgaaagctgcaagcagcgatggacgggccctcgcgcctcagCGCGTCGGGGTTAGTGGCGGACGCTAGACGCTCAGACgcagcaaatcatcaccaatgaaaacggaactccctgctgagttcaacgacacctcacacaagactctacctttaacggttcaaatgttatgaaagggggtgtggcctgagtaagtgggcgtggttaaagtatagggggcggctcagtatcacgtGTCGACCACACGTTATCAGTTTCATGtcaatcggatgatgtttgtcatataaggcttgTCATCGTGAAGGTGTttagatgaaatctctaggaggagttcgttaaagtacgacatgtggaaatgtgggctcaattttattaactttgtagggggcgccagcgagccatttttgtgcgccttttcccaaaacccttaaaatacgtaaactttcaccagacttgatgcgaccgccaattttggtgagtttttgaatatgttaagcccctcaaaaagccagttcatttgccgtaataataataattccttcagtttcaatagggccttcgtcGCTGTTGGCGCTCAGGCCCTAATTAagacactagcctggtcctaccagactctggtccactagcctggccctaccagactctggtccactagcctggccctaccagactctggtacattagcctggccctaccagactctggtacattagcctggtcctaccagaccatggacactagcctggtcctaccagactctggtcctctctggtacactagcctggtcctaccagactctggtctaTTAgactggtcctaccagactctggtccactagcctggtcctaccagactctggtccactagcctggtcctaccagactctggtctaTTAgactggtcctaccagactctggtccactagcctggtcctaccagactctggtccactagcatGGTCCTACCAGACCAAggacactagcctggtcctaccagactctggtcctctctggtacactagcctggtcctaccagactctggtctaTTAgactggtcctaccagactctggtccactagcctggtcctaccagactctggtccactagcctggtcctaccagactctggtccactagcctggtcctaccagactctggtccactagcatGGTcataccagactctggtccattagcttggtcctaccagactctggtacattagcctggtcataccagactctggtccattagcttggtcctaccagactctggtccactagcctggtcctaccagactctggtccatttcatgtgtccagagagtctggcctctctccattgacaagtgttaccttccttgaaggcgggttcTCTGTTGAAgtgtaaaactattggatctgcccagagccactctggatctgccgtaaccaatcgctaacgtttggtcgtgaactccttcaccactaacagagcgagctggaaaaccaaactgttcctgaaccccgtggggaggagggccacaacatcatggccgcCAACACacctcagcaaagattgttcttgctcgggctttaacttctggatattctgcagcgttgctgccacaacgaacagaatggcttcgctcgcatctttctagtgcacgtcctcaacgtcatcgttctcagcccctccctctgttcactgattggaccgccaaatatttgaccggagaaaacccaagaatataccgcaaacccagacggagtactgaagggaaatgaaaattgagcggaagtaagtagaagggcggagccaggctaagtGTCGTCGGCCAGTTGGCTTATCACTATCTGCTCATCAAAGATGTTTAATTTGGCAACAtcacaatattttatattaactgCTAACATTTGTGCTGCTAGAAATGTTGTATCCTTGCTTACCCCTCTATGTTTTAATCTGTTGATGGTAAAACGGGGAGACATACCctgccatagactgtatattaatcaTTATTAATATGAACAGCCGATGAGGGCGGCTGAGCTAGTCGTGTCGTTATAGAGTCTAATATACGGTCCATACATACGCAAGACTTTATTTAGAAATTAGTGTGGTAACATGTTGAATGCCTTGTAGAAGTCAAGGAGTAGAATGAGCCATTCATCTTCTAGAGGGAGTTATATTCTAACAGGTACTAGTACTATGTTAACAGGTACTAGTCGTATGTTAACAGGTACTAGTACTATGTTAACAGGTACTAGTCGTATGTTAACAGGTACTAGTACTATGTTAACAGGTACTAGTACTATGTTAACAGGTACTAGTACTATGTTAACAGGTACTAGTACTATGTTAACAGGTACTAGTACTATGTTAACAGGTACTAGTACTATGTTAACAGGTACTAGTACTATGTTAACAGGTACTAGTCGTATGTTAACAGGTACTAGTACTATGTTAACAGGTACTAGTACTAGTATTATGTATCCTAACCCTGTTAGTGTCAAACACACAGAGCCTAAAACGTTTTATGTGCCCTGGTCGCCATCTTGCCTGGAGTTACGCTAGGCGACAGAAAggcagtgcatgctgggaaacactgcagcccccagtgcatgctgggaaacactgcagctttaaatgatGAAAGCTGATATAACTTGATTGATCAGCTGATTTTAATATCTGAGCGTGTTAATAAAGTTTAtgaaactttatttaaacatgAGTAAACTGACCGTATGTCCGTCTGAGGAGCTTCCTGAAGGGACAGTTTCCTCTGAGACGCAGCAGACACGACTTCCTCCTCACAGGATCCATCACAGGttcatatattaaatatataaacacataACTGACAGACTGAGTGTCTGAACACGGCGAGCAGGAAACGagtctctccttctgtctggcAACACAAACAGCTTCCTGTCAGCTGACACCTccaccttcaaaataaaagcctgcaGGCAGTTTACAGTCACAccaccttcaaaataaaagcctgcaGGCAGTTTACAGTCACACCTGAAGTCTTTGTCAGAATGTTAAACTCTAAAAGTTAGTTAATAAAGATTTGTTTCATTTAGCACGACGCATTTAAgagactttaaataaaaaaggaagagagTGTTTATATTTCAGCAGTTTTTACATTTGAggcttttttcaacttttttgttgGGGGGGGGATAATAAAGCCAAAAAATGATGACgaactgtatttttatttttattgaaaagcGTCACATTTTCTGAGAGATTTACCTCAAAAACTCTGAAAGTTAAAGGAGACTCAGAGAACTTTTCCTCAGGTCAAAGTGCATTTATATCAGAAATTATTGGATGTTGGAATAAGAACAACTCTGAACAAAACAACACGAGTTGATTCTCATTATTAATATTTGTAATGAATGAACTTCCTGTCAACCCTTTTAAaagtgcttttattgtgaaggctGTCGGTACTTCCTGTGTGGAAGCGTCTGTCCGTCGGAGCTTCCTGTGACTCAACAGACTCGTGTTTGTGAGTAAATGTTTAAtctgaaatatgaaaacaagctCTTTAAACTGAGCATCAAATATTTTATGATTTTACAAAATCaacagaaacagacaacagGAAGTTCACAGAATGAAAACAGGAAGTAGTTCCACAACAAAACCGGTTTCtactgaaaatgaataaaacaaacataggGAGTGGGCGGGGCTCAGCACCTTTAAACATTTATCTGACTGAAGGAATAAAACTtgctaaacaaaaaaactgaaataaaataaatgtgtcagATGAGTGATGATGTCATCCCCAGAACCTCTGTCTGCTGGGGGGCGGAGTCAGCGCGTCCTCCCCCGGCCGCAGGCTGAAGATGGACCCCCCCGCCTCCACCGTGAACAGGAAGTAGATGTTAGCGGCCAGCATGGCGAGACTCGGCAGGAAGGAGAGGCCGAACCCGAACGCCCGGACGCTGCTGCCGCACGCTGCCGCCACCCAGTAAACCAGCCTGGAGACACGAA is a genomic window of Sander vitreus isolate 19-12246 unplaced genomic scaffold, sanVit1 ctg584_0, whole genome shotgun sequence containing:
- the LOC144514423 gene encoding uncharacterized protein LOC144514423 isoform X3, which codes for MDPVRRKSCLLRLRGNCPFRKLLRRTYDVPMEEETQQNQNQTQHNQTQHNQTQQNQNQQTQQNQNQTQHNQTQHNQTQQNQNQTQQTQQNQTQNQNQQNQTQGNPEDCMGERHVQHPPYSQQDLDDDVDPETGEKAQG
- the LOC144514420 gene encoding uncharacterized protein LOC144514420 is translated as MKQLTWLAAERRLCADGDSEEDHSPTSQEEEEEEEEEGPKGEESGDGRGSKEGGDEETPAGEETPRGGAGGRCLGRGRGRSRPLRGLRKSRQERHSKDAAKLLLLYDENLVNNDPHRESKDVAFAQSYLNRVREALQDVPGQVEEFVSLLNDFEQLGGGQEVMSLFRKLRCVLGERTDLLRDFAAFLHPEQALQCGLFEEQQAFERSRRFLRQLEISFGDNPSHYQKIIKALQTGPDLSPNSITELKAQMSALLKGHTHLQTEFWVFFDELRPPPARPGQFEEAHWPEDGGGGSDGGEGGGLVLGGGTSCGFEEVTLPELEEEEEGLKIQPMTSRRQRRKMDAHRNYKDCDWSDEAKISRHRRKGCSHCHGNKTSGGVSRAMKSLDPLYSQISSAHKDLDLKGDDSPQPDGSGASWEGSFPLMDEKEEEEEELDDEEDDEEEEQSPAVKRRREETSIPPSALPPSALPPSIPPSVSSPSIPPSVSSIPPSVSSPSIPPSALPPSIPPSVSSIPPSVSSILPLSPPSFPLSPPSLPLSPLPPSLLLSPLPPSLLLLSLPPSLPLLSLPPSLLLSPPSLPLSPPSLLLSPLPPSLPLLSLPPSLPLSPLPPSLLLSPLPPSLPLSPLPPSIPLSPPSLPLSPLPPSLPLSPPSLPLSPPSLSLSPLPPSIPLSPPSLRLSPPSLPLSPLPPSLPLSPLLPSLPLSPLPPSLPLSPLLPPLPLSPLLPSLPLSPLPPSLPLSPPSLPLSPLPPSLPLSPPSLPLSPPSLSLSPLPPSLPLSPLPPSLPLSPLLPSLPLSPLPPSLPLSPLPPSLPLSPLPPSLPLSPLLPSLPLSPLPPSLPLSPLPPSLPLSPLPPSHPLSPPPLLPQISPSVLRTFL
- the LOC144514423 gene encoding uncharacterized protein LOC144514423 isoform X2; this translates as MDPVRRKSCLLRLRGNCPFRKLLRRTYDVSAANSSPIGSYWNSVAPPTGSQPITQRSQPLPHPCCCQRVSSPDQSEAAADVPMEEETQQNQNQTQHNQTQHNQTQQNQNQQTQQNQNQTQHNQTQHNQTQQNQNQTQQTQQNQTQNQNQQNQTQGNPEDCMDLDDDVDPETGEKAQG
- the LOC144514423 gene encoding uncharacterized protein LOC144514423 isoform X1: MDPVRRKSCLLRLRGNCPFRKLLRRTYDVSAANSSPIGSYWNSVAPPTGSQPITQRSQPLPHPCCCQRVSSPDQSEAAADVPMEEETQQNQNQTQHNQTQHNQTQQNQNQQTQQNQNQTQHNQTQHNQTQQNQNQTQQTQQNQTQNQNQQNQTQGNPEDCMGERHVQHPPYSQQDLDDDVDPETGEKAQG